In Sesamum indicum cultivar Zhongzhi No. 13 linkage group LG8, S_indicum_v1.0, whole genome shotgun sequence, the sequence TGTTGTATGAAGCAAGGGTTATTGCATAGCAATGCCAGCCTTTTTCGTGTGTCTTACATTTTTGTCGTTGTTTGCTCTGCTTTCTTTCGGGCTTCACATGCAGCATTTCTTGtccatattaaattatctgtTTGGGgaaattttaactcaaattaAGTTTAGtaaaacttgaattaaatataatatatttataacataattggtatataattaaaaaaaatcaatcatataataaatataccacatctattttaaaattaatttaatttaacaaaatcggaaatgaacaataatttttcaatctacTCAACCCCATGACCATGTtccttaattttatctaaCCCTGTTCTGAATACATAGAAGTGGTGGGGAGATTTCAAACCTACCATTCCACGTAAATATGATCATATAGTGGGAAGAATGTGGGTAGTAAGTGGGAatatgcataattaattgtataccAAACTTGATTATGCAAAAGGAGGTGCGTTGAGCTGGCTTactatttgattaaattcacTCCTAACTGTTTCTTGCATATGCACGGAACCatcttctttattattatttcctttttttcttttttcaaaacaaattgagGGGTCAAAATGGGATGAATGGGTGTGAGTAgcttatttataaatgtacATCAAGAATTGTTTTTAGATCCATTAAGTTCAACATATGCCGTAGCTGTAGGGTGAAATTCAAAAGGATGCAGAAAGAGGcgaaaaatgcaaaatgatgcaagtcaaaattcacatccccaaaatacatcaatatgtactgttttttcatattataaacatagaagaataattttagttaagcaaatttcagtttttgagataattttcaagaatttaacCCCAAAGTATTACCTAGAATAGTTGGCACTGTATTCTCAGAATCGTGATCCACAATTCACAGCTCACATGAAATAGTCAAACGAAACAACAATCCCATCATCATCACCTCCTCCACGCCGCCGATGGACAATAGTGAAGACCCTAACAAGTTAGCGTCCACTCTTTATGACCCCACCTCCTCCGTCAAGCAACCCCTCCTCTCCAAACCATACCCAACACTTGACCCACCCATAGCTTCCACCTCTGAAACTGAAGACGACCAAACCCAGTTCCTTCAGATCTCTTACAATTATGGCCCTCGCTCCATCAAAGAtttaccttttcttcttctcttttctctacTCGTTCTCTGCACTTTCGGCTTTGGAATCTTCGCCTCTGTCAACAGGAACCCCCACCGCTCCCAAGTTTCGTCTTTTATTTACAATACCACCTCATCTTCTTGCACTTTCGTTAAGGATTTGCAGAGTCCCTTCTCTTCGAATTCTTCGCCCTGGAGTTCTTTTGACAGTGTGAGTGAAAGCTCAACTCCTAATGGTAGACCCACTTATCCAAGTGCCTCAAAATCGACTTCTTCGGAGAGTTTGCATGCGAATTTCTCTTTTCCCGAGCACCCCACTTCATTGAACTACTCAACTTCGACTCGTTCCAGGAGTACAAGTGAAGATTCCTCTTCGTCTGACTATTCCGTTTCTTTCAAGTCCCCAAGATCAACTTTTTTAAACGCTTTGCTGGATTGTACATCCTTTCTTGGCAACCCCTCTTCCTTGAACTCCATAAACTCGAGTGTTTTGAAGAGCTTGATATGGACGCTTGTAATCACTCTAATTCTGAGCGGGCCCTTTGTCTTGTTCGTGCTTTTGTTGCTCAAGCACTACACTAAACAGATAGTTTATGCCTCGCTCCCTTTCTTTGTGATAGTTCCAATTTTCATTAATGTGTACTGGTTTGTTGCTTGCACGGTGAGCTCCAGATGCAGTGAGGCCTTTCCTTTGGCATATCGGATTTTTGTCCTCATTTTCGTCTTCTTGATAATTGGGGTTATTGTGTGGATATTTGTAATGAACTGGCATAGAATTGAGTTGACTGTGAGCATTATTGGTGTAGCTTCGAATGCATTGTCCAGAAACTTAGGATTGTTCGGAGTTCTTCCAGCTCTGATTCTGGGGTTGCTTGTGTTCTATGTACCCGTTGTTGTGTTTCTGATATTCGCTAACCGGAATGGGAAGATCGTGCCCAGAGAAAAGCATGGGGAATACTATTGTGTTTGGAAACAGGATAGCTGGGTGCCTGCTTACTATacatttgcaattttgatgATGCTGTGGTCTGCCACTGCTATGGTGGAAGCTCAAATATATGTGATCAGTGGAACTATTGCACAATGGTATTTCTCCAAGGACGATTCGGGGCCAAAGCATGGGATAAGAAGTTCCTTAAGGTGCTTTCCTATATGCCTGCTTACTATACATTTGCAATCTTGATTGTCCTGCTGTTTGTGTGCTGTAGGCTATAGGCACCAGTAATATGTGTACTTAATGCTCTTAACACTGGCCAGTGTTTGAAATTACTGATTTGGCTGACTAAATGTGAGAAAAAAGATTTGGTGTAATGGTCTTAGCGATGATGTATAAAGGAGAGGTTTCAAGGACTAGTTGCAGTTGATGCTTTGAGCATATTCTCAGGCAACTACTAACAAGAAGTAATGTCTTAGGAATGTGTcaccaataataatattgttattcatGAAACTAAGTCTATGAGCAAATTATCACATTCAGAGTCTTATTGCTAACTTTCTGATTCAAATGCtaagaattattaataacgATGCAACTTACAAGTcctttttgtttattgaaCCTCCCTTGAAGCAGTCTTTATCCCATAGCACATAACACTAGAATTGGCTTCATAATCTTCGACAGTTTTTCCACTCTTTGCATATGTTGATTCAACATCTCACCTGATTGCATTTCTGACCTCTCTTAAAACATTGCAGAAACGC encodes:
- the LOC105169778 gene encoding CTL-like protein DDB_G0288717; this translates as MDNSEDPNKLASTLYDPTSSVKQPLLSKPYPTLDPPIASTSETEDDQTQFLQISYNYGPRSIKDLPFLLLFSLLVLCTFGFGIFASVNRNPHRSQVSSFIYNTTSSSCTFVKDLQSPFSSNSSPWSSFDSVSESSTPNGRPTYPSASKSTSSESLHANFSFPEHPTSLNYSTSTRSRSTSEDSSSSDYSVSFKSPRSTFLNALLDCTSFLGNPSSLNSINSSVLKSLIWTLVITLILSGPFVLFVLLLLKHYTKQIVYASLPFFVIVPIFINVYWFVACTVSSRCSEAFPLAYRIFVLIFVFLIIGVIVWIFVMNWHRIELTVSIIGVASNALSRNLGLFGVLPALILGLLVFYVPVVVFLIFANRNGKIVPREKHGEYYCVWKQDSWVPAYYTFAILMMLWSATAMVEAQIYVISGTIAQWYFSKDDSGPKHGIRSSLRNAFGPSSGTICFSGLLICVVRIVRSVVDNARQEDASGIVNLILRCCANTLLSAVEFLNKFTINFAAITGEAYCSAARMTYELLKRNLLSTVFVETVSTRILAGIVLVLSAIYAIVVCVLLKTVVHLGDDAYFVALMAWILLIVVLGFFVHVLDNVIDTVYVCYAIDRDRGEVNKQDVHEVYVHLPISRSHRGAGFVARTPLLV